In Polaribacter sp. Hel_I_88, the following proteins share a genomic window:
- a CDS encoding type IV secretory system conjugative DNA transfer family protein — MQFSAQEKATLHFYQWEYRNRGYYHFDTPVNIEAPYIPFYHKSFSDASTTDDGIAPSFFKGIQNLFLPTKEIKESDEEEVVLKPNFLVFSEKPILVGFSISFPKKTEILPSRNIEFLNILSFSEDIISFEIIGTREDFTIQFLSSELDSERIKSHLKAYFPTVIVKQISLDGFNFDKDKEVAIADFGLNDEFMRPIKQTDSFGIDSLTSLFATMDSLQTNDIVVFQLLFKGITSPLAKEIPYAVSDGAGGSFFADAPEMVYCALDKISNPLFSVVMRIATQGKTKTRSQYLAQELARSISSISSSQFNKLIPLSNEGYNYDFHCYNLQNRLSNRLGFVLNSKELNTFVHYPNKTVVSSKLGLAGAKTKRIKIISEKGILIGNNIHNEEEVPVIFDIETRLSHTHILGVTGVGKSTLLANMILADISQGLGCAMFDPHGDIIDDILLRIPEARTKDVILIDPSDADFPIGFNLLEANTDAEKIVLSSDLVSAFKRHATAWGDNMTAVLQNAVNTILESIRGGTLIELKRFLIEEKFREEYLTSVEDPSLQYYWKNEYPMLRKGIAPLLTRIDTFLRPKLIRYMLAQKKGVDISDCLHTNKIVLLKLSQGLIGEQNSYLLGSLFLAKFNQAALARQSKNREDRKPYMLYLDEFQNFITPSIERILSGSRKYGLGLTIAHQELGQIQDTSLLNSVLSNPKTRICFRLGDNDAKKLESGFSYFEQSDLQSLERGEAIMRIGSSSNDFNVKTTILPEVTEDFSNTIISSVRSNYGTPKVEVEKLLISMLPSFQSIKKKEFKKPIEESSKELKEFEKISEPKIEEIKSEDVKVISNKVREQLIQNENTSEEIRTHIYLQSIIKKLGQDRNYKATTEYLTKDGGRIDVVLEQNGLKIGIEISETNKPAYEVQNIKKCLRDGCIPVIVVSKNRNHLNAIKSLADKELSKKDKTLVQFIQPDEISKLLDGFAVLPQKQQEVIKGFRIVTEFDTNESSQTKNIKSHLAKIFKKK, encoded by the coding sequence ATGCAATTTTCTGCACAAGAAAAGGCAACCTTACATTTCTACCAATGGGAATACAGAAATCGTGGGTATTATCATTTTGATACGCCTGTTAATATTGAAGCACCATATATTCCATTTTACCACAAATCCTTTTCTGATGCATCAACAACAGATGATGGAATAGCTCCTTCATTTTTTAAAGGTATTCAAAACCTTTTTCTACCAACCAAAGAAATTAAAGAGTCTGACGAAGAAGAAGTTGTTTTAAAGCCTAATTTTTTAGTTTTTTCAGAAAAGCCAATACTAGTTGGTTTCTCAATTTCCTTCCCAAAAAAAACTGAAATATTACCAAGTAGAAATATAGAATTTTTAAATATATTATCTTTTTCTGAAGATATAATTTCTTTTGAAATTATTGGAACTAGAGAAGATTTTACGATTCAATTTTTAAGTAGTGAGCTAGATTCAGAACGAATAAAATCTCATTTAAAAGCATATTTTCCAACAGTTATAGTTAAACAAATTTCTTTAGACGGTTTTAATTTTGATAAAGATAAAGAAGTTGCCATCGCAGACTTTGGTTTAAATGATGAGTTTATGCGTCCCATAAAACAAACAGATTCTTTTGGAATAGACTCTTTGACTTCCCTTTTTGCAACAATGGATAGTTTACAAACAAATGATATCGTTGTTTTTCAACTTCTTTTTAAAGGTATTACATCACCTTTAGCAAAAGAGATTCCTTATGCTGTTTCTGATGGTGCTGGAGGTTCTTTTTTTGCTGATGCCCCGGAAATGGTTTATTGCGCTCTAGATAAAATTTCAAATCCATTATTTTCTGTTGTTATGCGAATTGCAACTCAAGGGAAAACGAAAACTAGAAGTCAATATCTAGCACAAGAATTGGCACGAAGTATTTCATCAATTTCAAGTTCTCAATTCAATAAATTAATTCCACTTTCTAACGAAGGATATAATTATGATTTTCATTGCTATAACCTTCAAAATAGATTAAGTAATCGATTAGGTTTTGTGTTAAATTCCAAAGAGTTAAACACTTTTGTACATTATCCGAATAAAACAGTCGTTAGTTCAAAACTTGGATTAGCAGGAGCAAAAACTAAAAGAATTAAGATAATTTCAGAAAAAGGAATTCTTATTGGTAACAATATTCATAATGAAGAAGAGGTTCCTGTAATTTTCGATATAGAAACAAGATTAAGTCACACACATATTTTAGGAGTTACAGGTGTAGGAAAATCAACATTGCTTGCTAATATGATTTTAGCCGATATTTCTCAAGGTTTAGGTTGTGCAATGTTTGATCCCCATGGTGATATTATCGATGATATTTTACTTCGAATTCCAGAAGCTAGAACAAAAGATGTAATCTTAATTGATCCTTCAGATGCAGACTTCCCCATTGGTTTCAATTTATTAGAAGCAAATACGGATGCAGAAAAAATAGTATTGTCTTCGGATTTAGTTTCTGCTTTCAAAAGACATGCAACAGCGTGGGGAGATAATATGACTGCGGTTTTACAAAACGCTGTAAATACGATTTTAGAAAGTATTAGAGGTGGAACTCTAATAGAATTAAAACGTTTTTTAATTGAAGAGAAATTTAGAGAAGAATATTTAACCTCTGTAGAAGACCCATCATTGCAGTATTATTGGAAAAACGAGTACCCAATGTTGCGCAAAGGGATTGCTCCATTACTTACAAGAATAGATACATTTCTTCGCCCAAAGCTAATACGCTATATGTTGGCGCAGAAAAAAGGAGTTGATATTTCTGACTGTTTACACACCAACAAAATTGTATTATTAAAACTTTCACAAGGTCTTATTGGAGAGCAAAATTCTTATTTATTAGGATCATTATTTTTAGCGAAATTTAACCAAGCAGCACTTGCAAGACAGTCTAAAAATAGAGAAGATCGTAAACCTTACATGCTCTATCTAGATGAATTTCAAAACTTTATTACTCCAAGTATTGAGCGAATTTTAAGTGGCTCAAGAAAATATGGCCTTGGTTTAACAATTGCCCATCAAGAGCTAGGTCAAATTCAAGATACTTCTCTTCTAAATTCAGTTTTATCAAATCCCAAAACCCGAATTTGCTTTAGACTTGGTGATAACGATGCAAAGAAATTGGAATCGGGATTTTCATATTTTGAACAGTCAGATTTACAAAGTTTAGAACGAGGAGAAGCAATTATGAGAATTGGTTCTAGTTCTAATGATTTTAATGTTAAAACAACTATCCTTCCAGAAGTAACCGAAGATTTTTCCAATACTATTATTTCATCAGTCAGATCAAATTATGGGACTCCAAAAGTAGAGGTAGAGAAGCTTCTAATATCGATGCTTCCTTCTTTTCAATCTATTAAGAAAAAAGAGTTTAAAAAGCCGATTGAAGAAAGTTCCAAGGAATTAAAAGAATTTGAAAAAATATCTGAACCGAAAATAGAAGAGATTAAAAGTGAAGATGTAAAAGTAATTTCAAATAAAGTAAGAGAACAATTAATTCAAAATGAAAATACTTCTGAGGAAATTCGCACGCATATCTACTTACAATCCATCATTAAAAAGTTGGGTCAAGATAGAAATTATAAAGCAACAACTGAATATTTAACCAAAGATGGAGGAAGAATAGATGTTGTTTTAGAACAAAATGGATTAAAAATTGGTATTGAAATTTCAGAAACGAATAAACCAGCTTACGAGGTTCAAAACATAAAGAAGTGTTTAAGAGATGGATGTATTCCAGTAATAGTTGTTTCAAAAAATAGAAATCATTTAAATGCTATTAAAAGTTTAGCTGATAAAGAACTTTCTAAAAAAGACAAAACTTTGGTTCAATTTATACAGCCAGATGAAATATCAAAGTTATTAGATGGTTTTGCAGTTCTTCCGCAGAAACAACAAGAGGTTATTAAAGGATTTAGAATAGTTACCGAATTTGATACTAACGAAAGTTCTCAAACAAAAAATATTAAATCACATCTTGCTAAGATATTTAAAAAGAAATAA
- a CDS encoding recombinase family protein produces MNVAIFVRVSTLDQKNNTDSVETHIERGKMYAQSKGWNVVKIYNLAGVSGKSTIKHRQTLEMFQDVKTSKIQGIIISSLSRLARNTSELLEYSKFFEEHNASLISINESLDTSTSGGKFFYTLLSALSTYEREITNERQIASLNYRRKQGKFTGGMVSYGFKIIDAEVVINEEEATVRRLIYDLFLEHQRTSTVAKELNQRGYVTRKGRNWSDVTIKRLLKNTDAKGIRRCNYRGNSSKENPKGFKPQSEWQFLPCPKLISEEKWEEVNAIIRAQEKGSFFKQPLNKRVHLFTGYLKCEQGHKMSIKSKSNRYTCKECKYGIGKDDLEEVFLSRIKQFLISDEELSEYNQSNIQELNLKVDEIEFAKSELSKLESKLDKLVDLNIKGEIPTKGFKKHYDPIFVRKENLEASIKTLEIELEQLEKAKSSFQIIANKSIDFYNNWNNLDRGEKRYIVEAITNKIIFDNQTILFKLKQIAPLSFLELNPKGQQRGTIL; encoded by the coding sequence ATGAATGTTGCAATATTTGTAAGAGTAAGTACTCTCGACCAGAAAAATAACACCGATTCTGTAGAAACCCACATAGAGAGAGGAAAAATGTATGCACAATCCAAAGGATGGAATGTAGTCAAAATATATAATTTAGCAGGTGTCTCTGGTAAAAGCACCATCAAACATCGACAAACTTTGGAGATGTTTCAAGACGTTAAAACTTCTAAGATACAGGGAATTATCATAAGCTCTTTAAGTAGATTAGCGAGAAATACTTCTGAATTATTAGAATACAGTAAATTCTTTGAAGAGCATAATGCCAGTTTAATATCTATAAATGAATCCTTAGATACTTCAACAAGTGGGGGTAAATTTTTCTATACCCTACTATCTGCGCTTTCTACTTACGAAAGAGAGATTACAAATGAACGCCAAATTGCAAGTTTAAATTACAGAAGAAAACAAGGAAAGTTTACAGGCGGAATGGTCAGTTATGGCTTTAAAATTATCGATGCAGAAGTTGTTATTAATGAAGAAGAAGCAACTGTAAGAAGATTAATTTATGATTTGTTTTTAGAGCATCAAAGAACATCTACAGTTGCTAAAGAATTAAATCAAAGAGGGTATGTAACAAGAAAAGGTAGAAATTGGTCTGATGTTACTATTAAAAGACTTTTAAAAAATACGGATGCTAAAGGAATTAGAAGATGTAATTATCGAGGAAATTCATCAAAAGAAAATCCTAAAGGTTTCAAACCTCAATCTGAATGGCAGTTTCTACCCTGTCCAAAATTAATATCTGAAGAAAAATGGGAAGAAGTAAATGCAATTATTAGAGCACAAGAAAAAGGAAGCTTTTTTAAACAACCACTAAATAAAAGAGTTCATTTATTTACAGGTTATTTAAAATGTGAACAAGGTCATAAAATGTCTATCAAATCGAAAAGTAATAGATACACCTGTAAAGAATGCAAATACGGAATTGGTAAAGATGATTTAGAAGAAGTATTTTTAAGCAGAATAAAACAGTTTTTGATTTCTGATGAAGAATTATCAGAATATAATCAATCAAATATTCAAGAACTAAATTTAAAAGTTGATGAGATTGAATTTGCAAAATCTGAACTTTCTAAATTGGAATCCAAATTAGACAAATTAGTCGATTTAAATATCAAAGGAGAAATTCCAACCAAAGGATTTAAAAAACATTATGACCCAATATTTGTCAGAAAAGAAAATTTGGAAGCTTCTATAAAAACTTTAGAAATAGAATTAGAACAGTTAGAAAAAGCAAAATCTTCTTTTCAAATCATAGCAAATAAATCCATTGATTTTTATAACAATTGGAACAATTTAGATAGAGGAGAAAAAAGGTATATTGTGGAAGCGATTACCAATAAAATTATTTTTGATAATCAAACCATTCTATTTAAACTAAAACAGATTGCGCCCCTATCTTTCTTGGAACTGAACCCAAAAGGTCAACAACGTGGCACAATATTGTAA